The DNA region ATGAAAGCGTGGCAACCAAAGAGCGTGGTGAAAAGCGAGTAATGCCGCAAATACCGTGGCCACTTGTGCAGCCATTTCCACGTAATGTTCCGTAACCAACGAGAAGGCCAGCCAGGGCAATCAGGATAGGAGATCTGCCGGATGGTGGTTGTATGCTCTCTGGTAAAACAATAACGAGCAACATGCCCCCGAGGGCTAAGCCTAAGAGGAAAAATACTCGCCATGTAGACTCTGAACTCCAGTCGTTAAAAAGCGACCCGACGATGCCACTTACGCCAGTTACTCGCCCAAGCGTCAGAAGCATCCACGATGCAGATATGCCAAGAATGGCTCCACCCAAAACGGCCCAAAGAATGGAATTTAACATGCTTCTAGTTCCACCTTGCCAGACCATGCGGTCATTCCACCGTCTAGATTGGATACATCACAAAATCCCATATTGTTCAAAAGGACACAGGCTTTCTGCGAGCGACGACCGCTGTGGCACACAACCAAAATGGGAACATCGCGTGGCCAGGATCTTGCTTTCAATTTAAGCACTCCCAAAGGTGTTAGGACCGCATTGGGTAAGTGACCTAGCGAACCATTGAATTCGTCGGGCTCACGGACATCTACGATGAACCGCCCATCGAATTCTTTCGACGACATTGATTCACTGTTTTCGCCTTGGCTGGTGTTTTCGTATTGATGTTTTGCAGGTTGTCCGCAATTCAAATTTGCTGGAACGGCAATATCCATCAGGGCAGGGTTAGCAAGTTTCAGTTCCGTCATGAAACGATTAAACTCTGATTTTCTAATTCCTAAATTGAGTCTTGGGTTTAATTGTTTTTCTTCTTTTACTGAAGAAGACGTGTGGCCTTTGTAGTCGTGACCGGGATAGACGAGGGTGTCGTCTGGTAAAGTAAAAATTTGTCGGTGTACCGATTCATATAGGTCGTTTGAGTTACCCCCTTGGAAATCGGTTCGTCCGCATCCGCGAATCAACAAAGCATCACCGGTAAAGGCAAACGTACGCTGGTCGCTGGTAGCAACGTAGGTTAGGCAACCCGGAGTGTGCCCAGGGGTAGCTCTTACTTCTAGTTCAATCGCCCCAAGCTTGAGTCGGTCACCGTGTTGCAGCTTTTGGTCAACGCACTCGACGTTCATCTCTGCACTCAGGCAGCTTAAGGCACCCGTTAAACGACGAAGTTCGCCTGCGCCGGTTATGTGGTCTGCATGGACATGGGTGTCTAGTATGTAAAGTAGGTTGAGCCCGAGCTCATCTATCAGCCTTGTATCCCTCGATATTTGGCTTCGTACTGGGTCAATGATGACAGCTTCTCGGCTTGTCTCATCGGCGAGAAGATAGGTGTAAGTAGAGGTATCCTGATCGAAAAGTTGTTTTAGCAACATGGTAACTCCAAGTTCATTGGTTCCTTTCGAATGAGGAACTGTTCATTTGGAGAG from Deltaproteobacteria bacterium includes:
- a CDS encoding MBL fold metallo-hydrolase is translated as MLLKQLFDQDTSTYTYLLADETSREAVIIDPVRSQISRDTRLIDELGLNLLYILDTHVHADHITGAGELRRLTGALSCLSAEMNVECVDQKLQHGDRLKLGAIELEVRATPGHTPGCLTYVATSDQRTFAFTGDALLIRGCGRTDFQGGNSNDLYESVHRQIFTLPDDTLVYPGHDYKGHTSSSVKEEKQLNPRLNLGIRKSEFNRFMTELKLANPALMDIAVPANLNCGQPAKHQYENTSQGENSESMSSKEFDGRFIVDVREPDEFNGSLGHLPNAVLTPLGVLKLKARSWPRDVPILVVCHSGRRSQKACVLLNNMGFCDVSNLDGGMTAWSGKVELEAC
- a CDS encoding YeeE/YedE family protein gives rise to the protein MVWQGGTRSMLNSILWAVLGGAILGISASWMLLTLGRVTGVSGIVGSLFNDWSSESTWRVFFLLGLALGGMLLVIVLPESIQPPSGRSPILIALAGLLVGYGTLRGNGCTSGHGICGITRFSPRSLVATLSFMATGFLSATAVGFILGDL